The Longimicrobium terrae genome segment GGCGCACGACTTCAACAACGTGCTCACCGTCATCGGCGGCAACGTGAGCCTGCTGCTGGACGACACGGCGCCGGACGATCCGCGGCGGCAGGACCTGGGGCAGATCGCCGAGGCGGCGGAGCGCGCGGCGGGGCTCACCCGGCAGCTTCTGGCCTTCAGCCGGCGGCAGATTCTGAAGCCGCAGAGCCTGGAAGTCAGCTCGCTGGTTTCGGGGATGATCCCCATGCTCAAGCGTCTGCTGGGCGAGGACGTGGACCTGCACTTTCAGACCACGGGCCAGGTGGGGAACGTGGAGGCGGACCCGGGCCAGCTGGAGCAGGTGCTGATGAACCTGGCCGTGAACGCGCGCGACGCCATTCCCGCCGGCGGGCGCATCTCCATCGAGACGGCGGAGGTGGAGTTCGATGGATCGCAGCGCGCGTGGGACGGGTCGCGCATTCCCGCCGGGTGCTACGCCATGCTCGCGGTGAGCGACACGGGAAGCGGGATGACGCAGGACGTGATGAGCCGTGTGTTCGAGCCCTTCTTCACCACCAAGGAGGTGGGGCGCGGCACGGGGCTGGGCCTGTCCACCGTGTACGGCATCGTGCGGCAGAGCGGCGGATACGTGTGGGTGTATTCCGAGGTGGGCGTGGGGAGCGTCTTCAAGATCTACCTGCCGACGGTGGCGCGGCCCGTGACGTCGCGCGCGGTGGCGGACCGGCCGGTGGCGGGCGGGGACGAGACGATCCTGCTGGTGGAGGACGAGGACGCGGTGCGGATGGTGGCGCGCCGGTCGCTGACGCGCTTCGGCTACACCGTGGTGGAGTGCCGCGACGGAGTGGAGGCGATTGAGACGGCCGAGCGCGAGGGCGACCGCATTCAACTGGTACTGATGGACGTGGTGATGCCCAACATGAGCGGCCAGGCGGCGGCCACGCGGCTGGAGGAGGTGCTGACCGGGGTGCCGGTGATCTTCATGTCCGGGTACACGGACGACGAGGTGCTGCGGCGGGGCGTGCTGACGTCCGAAGCGCTGTTTCTGCAGAAGCCGTTCACCCCGTGGGCGCTGCTGGAGATGGTGCGCACCACGCTGGACAAGCGCGCCGCGAAGTAGTTCGCCGCTCACTTCCGTTCCGCTGGAGCAAGGGCCGTCGATCCGTGTGATCGGCGGCCTTTGCTGCGTTCGGAAGCAATCCGGGTTTCACGCGGAGGACGCGGAGGTTCTGACGGAGGGGCACGCGGGGGAACTGCGGGGGAGAAACGCGCCGGAACATTCCTTTGTTATGGCGGACTCCATCGCGCGGAAGGGTTCTGCCGCCGGGGCGCGCGTCGTCGTGCGTGGCGCGGAATTGGACCGGGCGGAAGGTAGATCCTTCGGTCGCGCAGGGTCCGGCGCGGCGGAGAGCCCGGCGCACGCTCCCTCAGGATGACATGGATTTGTGCGGGAATCCGTTGCGAGAACTCGGAAAATGTCATCCCGAGGAGGCGCCGGAGGCACTTGCAGGCGCGGGGAAACTGGGCGCCGACGAAGGATCTGCTTTCCGCGCGAGAACGGGCGGGCGTGACGTGACGTGGCCGCGCCGGCGCCGTTCGGTTTGTCCGCGCGCAAGCGGATGTTGATTTGACAGTCAACCCAGCCTTCGCCGAACGTGTAGCCGTTCCGACGTTCCGGGCTCCATCCGCCGGCTCTCATCTATCCGCCGCGCGGACGGCGCTCCGGCTCCGCTACCTCTGATAGGTGCCGACGATGGACATGGATTCCGTGACGACGCTGCTGGACCACCTGGAACGCGTGCACCAGCGGACGCGGCGCGTGGTCGCGCTGATTCCGCCGGACGACGTGGAGTGGTCGCCCGCGCCCGGGTGGTTCACCTTCGGCGGGCTGGTGCGCCACCTGGCCGGGCTGGAGCGGTGGATGTTCGCCGAGAACGTGCAGGGCCGCCCCAGCCGCTATCCCGGCCACGGTCCCGAGCGGGCGAGCGGGCTTCCCGCCGTGCTGCACTACTACGACCGCCTGCACGACGAATCGCGCGCCATCTTCGCCGCGCTGGACGCGGACGCGCTGCAGGAAAAAGTGTCCACGCCGGCCGGCGCGCGGATGGCCGTGTGGAAGTGGCTGCGCGCCCACGTCGAGCACGAGGCGCACCACCGCGGCCAGTTGTACCTGATGCTGGCCCTGCGCGGCGTCGCCACGCCTCCGCTGTACGGCCTGACCTCCGAAGAAGTGCGCGCCCGCTCCGAGCCCGCCCCGGAGTGAGCGCTGGGAGGCCGGCCTTCCGGCAGCGGAAAGTCCCAAGTTCCGGAACGAGAAGCGGGGCGAGGGATCTCTCCCCCGCCCCGCCCCGGCGATCCGTCAGTCGGGCACCGGGCCCTGAGCACTGGGCACTTCAGTCCCAGCACTCACGCACCCAGCACCCCGCACTCACGCACTTCCGTGCTTAGTACCGGTAGTGCTCCGGCTTGTACGGCCCTTCCAGCGGCACGCCGATGTAGTCGGCCTGCTTGGGCGACAGCTGGGTCAGCTTCACGCCCAGCTTGTCCAGGTGCAGGCGCGCCACCTTTTCGTCCAGCTTCTTGGGAAGGACGTACACCTTCTTTTCGTAGCTGTCGTTGTTGGTGTGCAGCTCGATCTGCGCCATCACTTGGTTGGTGAAGCTGGCGCTCATCACGAACGAGGGGTGGCCCGTGGCGCAGCCCAGGTTCAGCAGGCGGCCTTCCGCCAGCAGCATCACGCTGTGCCCGTCGGGGAACACGAACTCGTCGTACTGCGGCTTGATGTTGATCCGCTCGATGCCGGCCTTCTTGAGCCCGGCCATGTCGATCTCGTTGTCGAAGTGGCCGATGTTGCCCACGATGGCCTTGTCCTTCATGCGGGCCATGTCGTCAACGGTGATGATATCCTTGTTGCCGGTGGCCGTGATGAAGATGTCGGCCGTCTCCAGCACCGCATCCAGCGTGGTCACCTGGTAGCCTTCCATCGCCGCCTGCAGCGCGCAGATGGGATCGATCTCCGTGACGATCACGCGGGCGCCCTGGCCCTTGAAGGCCTGCGCGCACCCCTTGCCCACGTCGCCGTAGCCGCATACCACGGCCACCTTGCCGGCCAGCATCACGTCGCTCGCGCGCAGAATGCCGTCCGTCAGCGAGTGGCGGCAGCCGTACAGGTTGTCGAACTTGGACTTGGTGACGCTGTCGTTCACGTTGATCGCC includes the following:
- a CDS encoding DinB family protein, whose protein sequence is MDMDSVTTLLDHLERVHQRTRRVVALIPPDDVEWSPAPGWFTFGGLVRHLAGLERWMFAENVQGRPSRYPGHGPERASGLPAVLHYYDRLHDESRAIFAALDADALQEKVSTPAGARMAVWKWLRAHVEHEAHHRGQLYLMLALRGVATPPLYGLTSEEVRARSEPAPE
- the ahcY gene encoding adenosylhomocysteinase codes for the protein MAELTSPFIAAREAGREPFKVADISLADFGRKEIRLAEHEMPGLMALRAEYAGKNPLAGAKIMGSLHMTVQTAVLIETLVELGADVRWVSCNIFSTQDHAAAAVVVGKEGTEQEPAGVPVYAWKGETLEEYWWCTEQALLWPDGTGPNLLLDDGGDATLLVHKGVEYEKTGVIPAFDEENDPEEWGVILETLRRTIGADPQGWTRIAAELRGVSEETTTGVHRLYEMMNAGTLLFPAINVNDSVTKSKFDNLYGCRHSLTDGILRASDVMLAGKVAVVCGYGDVGKGCAQAFKGQGARVIVTEIDPICALQAAMEGYQVTTLDAVLETADIFITATGNKDIITVDDMARMKDKAIVGNIGHFDNEIDMAGLKKAGIERINIKPQYDEFVFPDGHSVMLLAEGRLLNLGCATGHPSFVMSASFTNQVMAQIELHTNNDSYEKKVYVLPKKLDEKVARLHLDKLGVKLTQLSPKQADYIGVPLEGPYKPEHYRY